TTTACCTCTAAAGAAAGAGGGAATTGAATGGACACCTTGAGAATTTGGCTCTGGAGAGGACCGAGCTTTTTCACTTCCTGTTGATCCTAAATTTACCTTCAGACTGAACACATGGACAGTTCCTTTGTCACTTGAGACTACCAACCACTGCATGTTTGCAGAAAATGCAAGGCTATGTATCTCAGCTCTATCAGCGCCTCTCCTTACCTATATGAACAAATAATCAGTCCCAAAACTAGagttgaatcaaaatcataagtTTATCATAGACAATCAttactaagaaaataaagtttcaAAAGCATGAAAGATATCAGAATACATAACAATCTGGAAGGTGAAAAGGAATCCACCAAGAGAAAGCATAAATTATTCCATAATCCCTCACCAAGCACAAAATGAAACAGGAGCGTACATTCAGCTCCAGTGCAATCAAAGAATGATTAGCCAGAAAGCTCACAACGTGAAAAGAAATAGGTGCAAATGAGCTAAATTATGAAGCCAATCTATTATTGTGTCTTTTAAATGTTACCGAGAAGCAAAACAAGTCAAGACAACAGCAAACAAACACCGGAACAAATAAAGTacacaattttttataaacttacGCAATGTGATGCAATGGAGTTAATACATTAGTGGAAAGATATAAGTGCAAAAGAACTGAATGATGAAACCAAATCAGCATCTTCTATGAAAGTAAAAAAGGGACAAATTATATAAGCCATGACAACAACATACACAACATGGCCAAGAGGGATTGCTAGCTCCATCTACAGCAACTTGGACCACATAAAAATGTCATGCATGGAGAACACATAGAGACAACAACTCGGACCACATAAAAAATGTCATGCATAGAGAGCACATACAggatatataacaaaaaaaaaggaaagaaacatTCAACTTCAATATTGAGGGAAAGCACAAAGATAACATTTTGCAGCAAAAATTAAGGTCATGCATGCTTTAAATAGAGCTACATGATCTTAAACAGTATACCAGCACCAAATCACTAAATCAGCATAAAAAGAGTCAACATCACCATGCAAAAATAATAGGACAAACATTTACGCTGTTTATCCAAGCTTTATAAGCCAAGATATTTTCAAAAACCAGAAAGGGCAAATCAGCCTTAAGCAAACAATGCAAGATCATATAAGAAGATGCTACTCTTTGTCGATatgaaaaatttacaaatattatcTAAAGCATAATTGCAACATCAACTTTGAAAGCACAATACTTAAAATGAACGGGGGATACACAGGTGAGTCAATATTTATGATAcagttcatcttcatcattactGTACTTTTTCAACTGCAATAATGCATttcctaaaaataataaaacctcCTAAGAAATTAAAAGTTGGTATGGAATCAATCCGGGTGCCTAATAACACAATTGGTAAGATAACAAAACCAAGAATGGCGCTGCAATAAAATGCAAATGTTTTCaaggtttttattaaatataactaAGCCAGGAGGAGGTCTACCACAAATTAAATTACAACCCATAGACCATCTATTCAAATCAATGAGCTAATTAAGCTGCAACCACATGAAGTTTTGCAATAAGCACAGGAAAAATAAGTGTTAATGCCATATAAAATGCCCACCTATATTAGTTTCATCCTGATCAGTGAAGCCAAAACAAGGCTGTAACCTAAAAATCAAATTAGCCACTGTCACACATCAATTATGACCAAAACTTCAGATTTGATCATTTGATATATTCTCATCTCCTTTCAAGTAAGCTCTCAGGAAATAAAAAACTACAGCTTCAATATTGCTAACCTTCAACCTATAATCAATCAATAAGACACTAACAAAATCATGCTACTTATTGTTCACTGGcacaataaaaacagaaaatttcACATTTAGCTGCCTACTTTCAATCATACTCCGTTAACATcgttttatttcaaattttcaatcaagcCAATTACCAGAGCTTCTAGTAATTAAAACAAGCTCAAATTCAAATTCTCAATACCTCTTGAAGAAGAGTCCCATCAGCAGTGCTGAACACCCGGATAAGCGTCCCCTTAGTACTGGCCGTTGCAATGAGTTGCCCATCCTGCGACAAGGCAAAGCAAGCTATCCTCGAATCGTGCGCCATGATAAACTTGGTCTTGCGAGCGCCATAGTGCTCCACCCTCACTTGCCCCTTCTGCCCACCAGGGCAGACAAGCACCAGCGATCCTTGCTGCTGCGACACCGCGCAAAGCCCCTTAGGATTCGGCACCGTCTCGATCTGGTGCACAAGCTTCAAATCCGCAAAATTATACACGAAAATCTTGTGATCAAGAACCACAATAATCCTATCCCGCCGAAGCCGAACAGCCCGCACTTCCGACCGAAACGAGAGCTCACCGATGCAACGCGATTGGTGATCATCCCAAATCATGACCTTACTGGGCGGGTAGTGCGGCCGAGAACCACCGCCCACAAGAGCAAGAATATTACATCGGAAAAGCATCTCAACAACACCGATGCCACCTTCATCAAAATCACGACGAAAGATCTCCCGAAACGGATCACAGTTGTAGATCCGGAAGCCACGGTCAGTGCCGGCGGCGAAGCAGCCATGGTCCTGGTTGAACGAGAGATGGAGAAGCGTCAGCGCGGACGGCGTCGGTACAGCGTAGAGGCTAGGGTTAGGGCTAGGGTTTGGGGATTCAATAAAGGGTTGGTTATCCAAGCCACCACGATCTGTGCCATCGCCGCCATCGTCACCATCGTCTTGAACCGATTGTTCTGGAGATTGGGGCCGATGTTCGTCATCGAGAGGAGAAAGGAAGGAAGGAGGATCAGGATCAAGAGccgaattagggttagggttagggtttggatcGGGCCAAGAAGGGGGTTCGGAGATGGCGGCCATGGATGAAGGAAGGGAGGAAGAGAGAGTAGAGTGGTATAATGAAAACAGaaacagagagagagatagacgtgaagaagaagtagaagaaggagCAAAGTGGGAGAGAATTGATGgtgatttcttttttatgtcCGTTTTAGCCACTTGGATTTTACTATAATTACACTCCTGTGCCATTGGAAATATCGGATCCAATATGGCGGATCCTTTGTTAGTGCAGATCCGGATCCAATTACATCAAAGGttcatatttctatttttattttttatatatatatatatatatatattttttaaaatttttatttaattttgataaacaaCTAGTGTTATATCCGACCGaagagatatatataataattattattttgataataatatttcagtaaattttaaaaattatttatagattCTCTCATTTatgaaagattttttattttttttttcatacagaattaaagtgataaaaaaatttatcttttgtaaataaataaaaagcactataataaaataatatgtaaaagATGAATTCATACtgcatattatttataaattgcttttttttaataaattataattaacttaGAATTAAATTGTAACGTTTCAtcgaaaaatttaaattatcaatattttttgaattataaatatttttaaaattataatttgtttttaaatttttggaaaaattaaaaataattataactattttaatattattataatattatattaataaattaaaaatgttactGGTATTTAtgaagatttattttatataatgaaatctaaaatttgattatttatgttttatttttaattctattttttgcATTATCAACAAGTCACTGTACACATTCACATTATGTACACTTTAAATATGTACTTGAAGAGAGTTGAACTAAAAACTTTTGAAATCAAATGCCTTAATGGTTTGGTTAAGGatagttttgttattttcataGGTTTATAAATGTGAAGTTATAATgtgtatttaatgtttttttcaataattaaaaataatgaagtttaagaattcattatttttgttattttcatagGTTTATAAATGTGAAGTTATAATgtgtatttaatgttttttcaataattaaaaataatgaagtttCAAGAATTCTTAA
The DNA window shown above is from Dioscorea cayenensis subsp. rotundata cultivar TDr96_F1 chromosome 12, TDr96_F1_v2_PseudoChromosome.rev07_lg8_w22 25.fasta, whole genome shotgun sequence and carries:
- the LOC120273887 gene encoding autophagy-related protein 18a-like; this encodes MAAISEPPSWPDPNPNPNPNSALDPDPPSFLSPLDDEHRPQSPEQSVQDDGDDGGDGTDRGGLDNQPFIESPNPSPNPSLYAVPTPSALTLLHLSFNQDHGCFAAGTDRGFRIYNCDPFREIFRRDFDEGGIGVVEMLFRCNILALVGGGSRPHYPPSKVMIWDDHQSRCIGELSFRSEVRAVRLRRDRIIVVLDHKIFVYNFADLKLVHQIETVPNPKGLCAVSQQQGSLVLVCPGGQKGQVRVEHYGARKTKFIMAHDSRIACFALSQDGQLIATASTKGTLIRVFSTADGTLLQEVRRGADRAEIHSLAFSANMQWLVVSSDKGTVHVFSLKVNLGSTGSEKARSSPEPNSQGVHSIPSFFRGVLPKYFHSEWSVAQFRLHEGSQYIVAFGHQKNTIVILGMDGSFYRCEYDPVAGGEMKQLECYNFLKTEEAF